CGCCCGACCGCCAGGCGAACGGGATCACGTTGAAGACGGCGCACCTGCCCATCCATCCCCTCGAAGCTCACGGCGGCGAAGTTGTCGTCCATGAGAAGGCGCAGCTCGGCCAGAGCCGCGGCCTGTTCGTCATCGGTCGCTGCGACCCACTCCAACTCCGGCTCATCGCTTCGGCGGGGCTGAAGCATGAAATGATAATCCGGCATGCGTTCCTCCCAAAAAATCATGGGTCGGTGTCGGCGTGTTTGGAGCCGCTCGCACTCTCAAATGATAAGGCGAACGGGGGCTGGAGCATGAATTCGCGACGTTCCAGAGAATAAGGTCACTCGCTCCGGAACGATGCGGCGCCGGGTCTGTTGGTGGGGCCAGTCAGGATCCCTCAATGCCCCTTATCCCTCTTCTCAAGCTGGTCTTCGGCCTGCTGTCCCTCCTCATCCTGGGAACGGCGGTCTGGCTGTTCTGGACCTGGTGGGGCGGCTATCTGATCCCGGCCGACGACGGCGTCGGTCTGGTCTTCGTCCGCGACACCTGGCGTCTCTGGACCGGTCTGGGTCTGCTGGCCTTTTCCTTCATGGGGCGGCCGCTCGTTACGGTGCTCCTGGCCCGGAGCGACACCGACCCGTCGACCGCGCGCCGCGAGGACGGCGTCTTCATCGATGGCGTGGACGCGAGCCTCTATGTCGAGCGCCGCGGCGCCGGATCGGGGCTTCCGTTGGTCCTGACTCACGGCTGGGGGCTGGACAGCACCATCTGGGACTATGCCTCGCGGGCCCTCGGCGCCCGTCATCCGCTGGTGGTCTGGGATCTTCCCGGTCTCGGCCGTTCGAAGGTGAAACCATCCGGCGTCACCCTCCCCGCCTTCGCCGAGGATCTGCGCCGGGTTGTCATGAGCTCCAGCGACGGGCGCGTCGTCCTTGTCGGCCACAGCATCGGCGGCATGACCATCCAGACCCTGGTCCGCGACCGTCCGGATTTCGTGCGGGACCGCGTCGCCGGCGTGGTCCTGATCAACACCACCTACACCAATCCCCTTCGGACGATGATCGTCTCGCGCCTTCTCAGGGCCTTGCAGAAGCCCGTGCTTGAGCCCGTCTTTCATGTCATGGCCTGGCTTCAACCGCTCTTCTGGCTCGGCGCCTGGCAGGGCTACCTCAGCGGCTCGGCGCACATGGCCAACCGCCTCGGCTTCGGTCGCTATGTGACCCGCAGCCAACTAGAGCACACGACCCTGCTGGCGACCCGCAATCCGCCGGGCGTCCAGGCGCGCGGCAATCTGGCGATGTTCCACTGGGACGCGACCGGAGCCCTGCGTGACCTCGGCGTCCCCCTGCTGGTCCTCGGCGGTGAGGTCGACATCGTCACCAGGCCCGACGCCAGCAAGGTCATGGCCGCGGAGACGCCTGAAGCCGCTCTCGAGATGATCGACGGCGTCAACCACATGGGCTTCCTGGAGCGAGCGGACAGCTACCACCTCGCCATCGAGACCTTCGTCGCGTCCCTGCCCGCCCCCGTCGACCTGCAACCACCCGGCCTCGGAGTCGTGACCGCTCTCCGGTGACCCCTCGCGACATCTCAGCCGGTCCGGCGGCTGATCCTCATGATGAAACCGATTGTCCCGCCTATGTCCTCTTCTCTGTCCGACCAGACGACCGTCCCGATCATCGGCGAACTCTCACTCGTCGACGGACCGATACCGGCCGACATCACCGATCCGCCGCGCAAGGCCCCGGCTGCGGCGGTCGCGGCGCGGCTGACGGAGGAACTTGCTGATCATCCGGGCGACCTCGTCTTTTTGGCGACGAACGAGCGGCGGGCCGATGAGATCGCCTCGGCCCTGGGCGCGCTCGGATCCGCGACAGCGGCGGACATTCTGGTCCTGCCGCCGTGGGATTGCCTTCCCTACGACCGCGCCGCCCCGTCCCGCGAGAGCATGGGGCGGCGGATGGCGGTTCTGGCAGCGTTGAAGGCTCCTGAGGCGGACCTGAAGCGCTGGGTGGTGACCAGCCCCGAGGCCGCCATGCAGCGCACGCCGCCGCACGACGTGGTCGGCCACGCCTTTCGCGTACACGTCGGCGATACGCTGGATCGGGCGGCGCTAACGGTGTTCGCGCGGAACTGGGGCTATGTGACGGACGACCGTATCGACGAGCCCGGCGAAATCGCCCTGATGGGCGAGGTCGTCGATGTCTATCCGCCCGCCGCCGCCGGCCCGTTCAGGATCTCACTGTCAGAAGACGACGTCATCCAGTCGATCAAGGCGTTCGACGCGGTCAGCCAGCGCAGCGGCGAGGAGGTCTCGTCCCTGCGACTGGATCCGGCCAACGAACGCCGGTTAGGCGAGAACGAGGACGAGGATTTCGACACCACGGGTCTGGAGCACCGCCTGTCGGAACGCTACGACGGCCTGTCCAGCATGTTCGAATTCCTGCCGTCCGCAACGATCCGTCATGAGGCCGGTGTGGACACCCGCATCGCCCGGATCGACTCCCAGATCGCCGAGGCCTTCGAGGCCCGGCGCGCCTTCGGCGACACGGACGGCCTGCGTCCGTTGCCGCCCACAAGTCTATACCTGACGACTGAAGAGATGATGGCCGACCTGTCGAGGTCCGAGGTCCTGTCCGTAAAGGGCGTGACGCCGGCCCCGAAGTTTGCGCGGGAGAAGGCGTCGGGTCCCGCGCTCAGGGCCTTTATCAAGGAACAGCGTGAAGCGGACCGCCGTGTCGTCCTCGTCGGCCTGCCTCACGAACTCCGGGTCGTCAGCCGTTTGTTGAAGCGCAGCGGCGTCGAGGCGCCGCAGAGCATCGCGTCCTGGGACGAAGCCCGCAAGGCGTCACCGGGCGCCCTGACCGCCCTGACGGCGGACCTGGATCAGGGGTTTGTCGACGACCGGCAGGCCCTGGTGGTGATCACCCCCTCGGACGTCACCGGCGGCCGCATCGCGCGGGCGACCGCAGCGACGACCAACCCCTTCGGCGAGACGGAACTCCGGGCCGGCGACGTCGTGATCCACGAGGACCACGGGCTGGGCGTCCTGCAGGCGCTGGAGATGATCGAGGCCGACGGCGTGGAGCGTGACGTCCTGCGGCTGGAGTATCACGGCGGGGCGACGGTGCTGGCGCCCATTGAGGCCTTCTCGCGCATCTGGCGCTATGGTTCCGAGGCCGGTGCGGTAACGCTCGACAGGCTGAACACCCAGGGCTGGATCAAGCGACGCGCCGAGGTCAGCGCCCGGATCGACGAGACGGCGGCGGTCATGGTCGAACAGGCCCGGGCCCGCGCCGCCCTCTCGACGCCCGCTATCGCGCCGCCGCGCGCAGCCTATGAGAAATTCGCCGCCGGCTTCCCCTTCCCCGAGTCAGCGGACCAGATGGCGGCGATCGAGGCTGTCGTCGGCGACCTGGCCTCCGGCAAGCCGATGAACCGGCTGGTCTGCGGGGACGTCGGGTTTGGCAAGACAGAGGTCGCCCTGCGGGCCGCCGCCGTCGTCGCCTTGTCCGGCCGACAGGTCATGATCGTGGCGCCGACCACGGTCCTCGCCCGCCAGCATTACTCTCTCTTCAAGAGGCGCTTCGAAGAGGCCGGGATCGCCGTCGGGCAGCTGTCGCGGATGACCGACAGCGCGGAAGCCCGCAAGGTGAAAGCGGGTCTGGCGGATGGCTCTCTCCGGGTCGTGGTCGGCACCCAGGCCCTCGCGTCGGAAAGCTTGTCCTTCGCCGATCTGGGTCTTGTGGTGATCGACGAAGAGCACCGCTTCGGGGCAAAGATGAAGGCAGAGCTGTCGGCGCGCGCCCCCCACGTCCTGGGGCTCACCGCCACCCCGATCCCCCGCACTCTGCAGGGCGCCATGGTCGGGATCCAGGATGTCAGCGTCATCGCCAGTCCGCCGGCGCGACGGCGGCCGATCCGCACCTTCCTGACCGATTTCGACGCCGGCTCGGTGCGGATCGCGCTGATGCGGGAAGCCGCCCGTGGCGGACAGAGCTTCGTTGTCGCGCCCCGCATCGAGGACCTCGGGGCGTTGCAGCAGCAGCTTTCGAAACTGGTCCCGGAACTCAAGGTCGTCGTCGCCCACGGGGAACTGTCTCCCGACGACATGGATGCGGTGATGACCGGCTTCGCGGCGGGCGATGGCGACGTCCTGCTGGCGACCAATATCATCGAGAACGGCCTGGACGTGCCGCGCGCCAACACCATTCTGGTCTGGCGACCGGACCGGTTCGGTCTCGCACAGCTGCACCAGCTGCGCGGACGGGTCGGGCGCGGCCGGCGGCAGGGCTACGCCTATCTGCTCAGCGACCCGCAGGCGCCGTTGTCGGAGAACACCCTGTCGCGGCTGCAGACGCTGGAGGCGCTGGACCGGCTGGGCTCGGGCTTCGCCATCAGCGCGCGAGACCTCGACCTCCGGGGCGGCGGCGACCTCGTCGGCGACGAACAGGCCGGCCACATCCGCCTGATCGGCGCCAGCCTGTATCAGCGGGTGCTGGGACGGGCGCTCAAGATCGCGCGCGGCGAGCCGGCCCTCGATCTGGCGCCGCCCAAACTCAATCTGACCTCAGCGGGGTATTTGCCCGTCGACTACGTCCCCGACCCGACCACCCGCATCAACCTTTACGCCCGCCTCGCCCGGCTGACGGCGGTCGAGGACATCGACGCCTTCCACGAAGAGATCGAGGACCGGTTCGGCCCCCTGCCGGAGGGCGCGTCACTGCTGTTGAGCGCCGCCCGTCTGACGGCCCTCGCGCTCGCCGCGGGAGTGACGGATATCACCTCGGGGCCCAAGGCCACCGCCTTCACGGTCAGCCCAATCGTTGCGAAGTCGCTTGCCGACACCCTCGCCCTGACGCCCCAACGAAGGTGGTCGAAGGACCGGTTGATCGTCGACGCCGATGGGGCCACGCCTCATGACCCCGCCTTCGTGGAGACTGTACTGACAGAGCTGGCCTCCGCATGAAGACCCGTGAGGACCGCCAACCCGAGCCGAACACACCCGATCAGTATCCTTTGCGCACCACTCCATGAGTGACTGGCTTTTCGGTCATCCCTTCATGGCCGGGTTCGAGTGTTCAACCCACCGCCGTCGTGACGGCATCCGTCTGGATGTGACGCGGGGCAGCGGACACGACCGCCATGCGGCGACCGATTATGCCGCGATCCTCGAGCACGGCATGGAGACGGCGCGAGACGGATTGCGATGGCATCTCATCGAGCAGAAGCCGGGCGTATACGACTGGCGCAGCTGGACGCCGATGATCGAGGCGGCGTCGCAAGCCGGCGTGCGGGTGATCTGGGACCTCTGGCATTACGGCACGCCTGACGACATCGACATCTGGTCGGCCGGCTTCATCCAGCGGCTGGCCGACTATGCCGAGGCCGCAGCGCGCCACTACCAGACCCTGACCGACGCCCCGCCGCTCTGGTGTCCGCTCAACGAAATGTCCTTCTACGCCTTCATCGCGGGAGAGGTCGGGGACTTTCATCCCTATGGGCTCGAACGCGGCCATGAACTGAAGCGGCAACTGGTGCGCGCCGGGGTTCAGGCGGCGCGCACGCTCCGAGAGGTCGACCCCCGCTGCCGGCTGCTCTGGGCTGAACCTCTTATCCATATCGCCCCGGTTACTCATGGCGAGGATGACGTCTCCGCCGCGCGTAGGGCCAGCCTGACCCAGTACCAGGCCTTCGACATGATCTGCGGCCGGATGGACCCGGAACTGGGCGGATCGCCGGATCTGCTCGATGTCATCGGCTGCAACTTCTATCCGCAGAATCAGTGGCGACAGCACGGGCCGACCCTGCCGCTCGGCCATCACGACTACAGGCCGCTGTCGGACCTGCTGGAGGAGACCTGGCGGCGATACAACCGACCGGTCATCGTCGCAGAAACGGGCGCGGAAGGGTCCGCGCGGGCGCCCTGGCTGCATTACGTCTGCCAGGAGGTCATGGACGCACGAGCCGGCGGCGCGGACATCGGAGCAATCTGCCTCTACCCTGTCACCAGCTACCCAGGCTGGGACGACGACCGGTCCTGTGCGACGGGCCTGTTCGGACCGCCCGACAGCGGGGGCGAAAGAACCGTCCACGCGCCTCTCGCCGCGGAAATCGCACGGCTTTCCGCCATCATCCGATAAGTCGGGAAGTCGACGCTTTCCGCCGGAAATCGCCTTTATTTTTAATAACTTGGAACGACCCCTGCGGGGAGATGTTGACAGGGTTCAGCACAAGAAAGCGCGCCTATGGACCGTCCCCATCCCCCGTTGGCGCTCGAAGGCGCGTCTGTCGTTTCCCTCGCCGGTCTGGGCCGCGAGCCCGACGCGCTGATCTGCTTCTCCCACCTGCGGTGGGATTTCGTATTTCAGCGCCCCCAGCATCTCATGGGCCGGTTCGCCGCCGCCCGTCCGGTGATCTATTTCGAGGAAGCCGTCGCAATCGGCTTGGACGAGACCCCTCGCCTCGCGCTCCGCGAAGAGCCGACGGGCGTCACCGTTGCGACGCCGCTCATTCCCGGCCGCCTTGGCGCTGAAGAGCGCGACCACACCGTAAAGACGCTGCTGGACGCCCTGGTCCGCGACCGAGACATCCTGCGGCCCATCCTCTGGTACTACACGCCGATGATGCTGCCGATCTCGCGGCACATCGAGCCCTCGGCTGTCGTCTACGACTGCATGGACGAGCTGGCGAATTTCCGCTTCGCCCCCCCCGCCCTGCGTCCCCTGGAGCAGGAGCTGATCGCCACCGCGGACGTGATCTTTACGGGCGGATACAGTCTGTATGAGGCCAAGCAGCATCTGCACGCCAATATCCACCCCTTCCCGTCCAGCGTTGATCGCGCCCATTTTGCGCAAACCCGCAGGATGCCGGCACGCGCCTCGACCGGCCCCGTTCTCGGCTTCTACGGCGTCCTCGACGAGCGAATGGATCTGGAACTGATCGCCGCCGTGGCCGACGCCCGGCCGGACTGGACGATCGTCATGGTCGGACCGGTCGTGAAAATCTCCCCCGACGAACTGCCGCGACGTTCCAACATCCACTACCCGGGCAGCGCCGACTATGCCGATCTGCCCGCAAGGCTGGCGGAATGGGACGTGGCCCTGATGCCGTTCGCCATCAACGAGTCCACCCGCTTCATCAGCCCGACCAAGACCCCGGAGTATCTGTCCGCGGGCAAGCCCGTGGTCTCCACACCGATCCGCGACGTCGTCCGCCACTATGGCGACCTGGCCGCCGTCGGGATCGCGGACACGGCCGAGGCCTTCGTGGCGGCCTGCGAAACCGCGCTGGCGCAAGCCGCGGATTGCAACGGCGCCTGGCTCGCCGAAAGCGATGCAGCCCTGGCCGACCTGTCCTGGGACCAGACCTATATCCGCATGAACGCCCTGATCGAGCGCGCCGCCGTGGCGCGAACCAAGGCCGTATCGACGCCCGATCGGCGACCGAAGGCGCCGCTCGCCCACTACGACGTCCTGATCGTCGGCGCCGGGTTCGCAGGGTCGGTTCTGGCCGAGCGGCTGGCGTCGGAGAGCGGCCAGCGCGTCCTGATTGTGGATCGACGTCCGCACGTGGGGGGCAACGCCTTCGACCGGCTCGACCACACCGGCGTCATGATCCACCAATACGGACCCCACATCTTCCACACCAACTCGGCAGAGGTGTTCGCCTATCTGTCGCGCTTCACCCGCTGGCGTCCCTACGAGCATCGCGTTCTGGCCCAGGTCGGCGAAACTCTCGTGCCGATGCCGATCAATCGGACGACGCTGAACATCCTGTTCGGGCTCGATCTGCAGAACGACGAGCAGGCCGCCGGCTTCCTCGCCTCTCGCGCCGAGCCGGTGTCAGTAGTGCGGACGTCGGAGGACGTCGTGGTCTCGGCCATCGGGCGCGAGCTCTACGAGACCTTCTTCCGCGGTTATACCCGCAAGCAGTGGGGTCTGGATCCGTCCCAGCTCGACAAGTCGGTGACCTCGCGCGTGCCGACGCGGACCAATACCGACGACCGCTACTTCACAGATACCTTCCAGGCTATGCCACTGGACGGCTACACGGCCATGTTCGAGCGGATGCTGGACCACGAGAATATCGAGGTCCGGACCGGGGTCGAATACCGGGATGTCGCCCGGATGGTCGCCCACGACCGCCTGGTATTCACGGGTCCGATCGACGAATTCTTCGACTATCGCTACGGCCGCCTGCCTTATCGGTCGCTGAAGTTCCGGCACGAGACCCACCCGCAGGAGACCTTCCAGCCGGTGGCCAACGTCAACTTTCCGGACGAGGCGACGCCGTTCACGCGCATCACCGAATACAAGCACCTGACCGGCCAGATGCACCCGTCGACCAGCATCACCTACGAATATCCGACCGCGGAGGGCGACCCCTACTATCCGATTCCGCGCCCGGAGAACCACGCGCTGTTCAAACGCTATGAAGCGCTGGCGGCTGAACGGCCCGAGGTCAGTTTCGTCGGGCGGTTGGCGACCTACCGGTACTACAACATGGACCAGGTTGTGGGTCAGGCTCTGGCGACCTATCGCAAGCTCGCGCCGTCCCTGAAAGTCTCGGTGTCCGACGCCGCCGCCGTCGGCCTCGGGTGAGCGGGTGGCCGACTATGAGTTCCGCTACTTCAGCGCCACCTCCCTCTCCCCCGCCTTCGAGCGGGCTGACCTCACCTCCGACGGTGAGGCGCGGGCAAGGGCCGCGGCCGAACTCCTGCGGCTGCCGCATCGCGCGGCGGTCGAAGTCTGGCGGGGATCGGCGCTGGTCTACGCCCGAAGACGCCGAGACGCGCCTCTCCCTTCGGGCCCCGTCGAAACGGCCTGATCTCGCGACTGCCTGCTGATGCCGGGGCCCTGCATACTCGTCACCGGCGGCGCCGGATTCATCGGGTCACACACTTCCAAGGCCCTGTCTCGCGCCGGCTATACGCCCGTCGTCTATGACAACCTGTCGAACGGGCACGTCGAGGCGGTGAAATGGGGGCCGCTGATCATTGGCGACGTCCGGGACGCCAACCACCTCGCCGAGGCCATGCGAGAGTATTCGGTCGCGGGCGTGATCCATTTCGCGGGTCTGATCGAGGTGGGTCGATCCGTCAGCCGCCCGGACCTGTTCTGGGATCACAACCTCAACGGCGTTGCCGCCGTGGTCTCGGCCATGCGACGCTCGGGCACGGCACGGCTGGTGTTTTCCTCGACCGCCGCCGTCTACGGCGCGCCGGCGGAGATGTCCCGGTTGCGGGAGGCGGACCGTCTTGCGCCGATCAATCCCTATGGCGACTCCAAGCTGGCGGGAGAACGTCTGATCGCCGCCTCCTGCGCGGCGTTCGATCTGGAGGCTGTGGCGCTGCGATACTTCAATGCAGCGGGGGCGGATCCCGAGGGCGACCTGGGCGAGGCCCATTATCCCGAGACCCATCTCATCCCGCTGGCCATCGAGGCAACTATGGGCGGAGCGCCGCTGACGGTGTTCGGATCGGACTATCCCACGCCTGACGGCTCCTGCGTCCGGGACTATATCCATGTCGCCGATCTCGCCCGCGCCCACGTCCTCGCGCTGCAGGTCGGCGGTCTGGACGCCGGGTTCGAGGCCATGAACCTGGGGCGCGGCGTCGGATCGTCAGTGCGCGAGATCATCGCTGCGGTCACCGCAGCCTGCGGCCGTCATCCGGCGGTTGTCGAGGGGGGCCGGCGTGCAGGCGATCCGCCGATGCTGGTGGCTGATCCGGCGGCCGCAATGGAGCGCCTTGGCTGGAGTCCGCAGGTGCGGGACCTCGCCACCATCGTCGATACTGCCGTGGCGTGGCGTCGGGGATGCGGATTTGGACCCGCGAGACAGGGGCCGGCCGCCGCCTGATATTGCCCTCCACGGCCAGCGGTCGCCAAAGACGTGGCCCCGCTGGGACGAGCTCGCAACTGATGCACTGGGCCGTCGGGCCCAACAGCGGAAGCCTGGTACGCCACACCGCAGTATGGGCCCTCATGGGTTGAAGGGCGCCATTAGAACAGGGCTGATGACGCCCATCCGCCCGGCAGCCTTAAAGCCGCCGGGCGCTTCCTTGACCGCTCAGTGGGGCAGCAGGACAACCTTGGTCCATTCGTTCTGGTTGATCTTGAAATTCTTGTAGCCCTCGGCCGCCTGTTCCAGCGGCAGCCGGTGGGAGATCAGGTCGGTGGTGTCGATCTTGTTGTCGAGGATCAGCTGCAGCAGCTCTGGCAGATAGTTCTGCACATGGGTTTGCCCCGTCTTCAGCGTCAGCCCCTTCTCCATGAAGGCGCCGATCGGCCACTTGTCCGCAACGCCACCGTAGACGCCGGGGACCGAAACCGTGCCCCCCTTGCGAACCGCCATGATGGTTTCGCGCAGGACGTGGGGACGGTCGGTGCCCAGGATCTTCGTCTCCTGCTTCACAGCGTCGATGATGTTGTCGGGGGAGAAGCCGTGCGATTCCATCCCGACCGCGTCGATACAGCTGTCAGGCCCGATGCCGGCCGTCATCTCCATCAGGGCCTCGCGAACCTTCACCTCGTGGAAGTTCAGCACCTCCGCGCCATTCTGCTTCGCCAGTTCGAGGCGGCGGGGGTGGTGGTCGATGGCAATGACCCGTCCGGCCCCCATCAGTATGGCCGACTTGATGGCGAACAGGCCTACCGGCCCGCAGCCCCAGATGGCGACCGTATCGCCTGGCTTGATCTGGGCGTTCTCGGCAGCCATCCAGCCGGTGGGGAAGATGTCCGACAGGAACAGCACCCGCTCGTCTGAAACGCCGTCCGGGATCTTGATCGGCCCATAGTCCGAATAGGGCACTCGCGCATACTCGGCCTGGCCGCCCGCGTAGCCGCCCGTCAGGTGCGAATAGCCGAAGGCGCCGGTCATGGCGTAGCCGTAGGCGACTTCCGAGGCGTCGGCCTTTTCGGCCGGATTGGAGTTGTCGCAGGCGGCCGGCATCTTGTGATCGCAGAAGAAGCATTTTCCGCAGGCGATGACGAAGGGCACCACCACCCGGTCGCCGGGCTTCAGGGTGGTGTTGGCCGGCCCGACCTCCTCGACGATCCCCATGAACTCATGGCCGAGGATGTCGCCGTTCGACATGCCGGGGATCATGCTGTCGTAGAGGTGGAGGTCGGAGCCGCAGATGGCGGTCGCGGTGATCTTGATGATCGCGTCGCGGGGATTGACGATCTTGGGGTCGGGGACAGTGTCCACCTGAACGTTGTGTTTGCCGTGCCAGGTCAGTGCGCGCATGGGGGTTCTTTCAGGGAATGAGGGTGCGGCTGAAGCCGAAGATCAGAAGTGACGGTCGGCGCGGGGCGCGGCGTCGGGCGCTTTCGAAGTCGACACCTCGCCGGTCTCCATCAGCTGTTTGAAGCGACGCAGTTCGCCACGCGCCTGGACGCGCGGCTCCCGCTGCAGGACCTTGGCGACGACCTTGCCCAGCGCGCCGGCGGGCGGGTCATAGCTGATGAAGACACGCACCTCTGTGCCGCGCCCGAAGGCGTTGTCCTTGAAGGCGATCCAGCCTTCGTGATCGAGGTCGGAGTCCTCGCTCGAGGTCCAGGCGATCTTCTCGCCGGGCACGTCCTCGGTGATGTCCGAAACGAGTTCGACATCCTTGCCGCCGGGGCCGGCGATGGTCCATTTCGAACGACCGGATTCCAGCATCTCGACCGCCTTCACATTCTCCATGAACAACGGCAGGTTCGAGAAGTCGCGCCAGAAGTCATAAAGCTCCTGACGCGGCCGGTTGATCATCACGGCGCGGATGCTCGACGCCGAATAGTCGCCTCCGACATTGTCCTTGTCGCTGAAGGCGGGCGAGGCGACCTCGGCGTCGGTTGAAAGGGGATCGTGGGACATGGCGCACTCCTTGGGCTGGGCACTCCAATCCCTCCGCCCCCGGCCCGTTCCAGCGTCACGATACGGAACCTGCAGGACGCCCCGCGCTTCATCGGGCATCGCTTCACCCGGAGAATTCTTGTGTCGGATAGTAGACTTACGTCAGCGGAGACCGCGCGGCCGCTCGCGATCGTGACCGGAGCCTCGTCGGGCATCGGCTATGAACTCGCCCGCCTCTTCGCACAGGACGGCTTCGATCTGGTGGTCGCTGCCGACACACCCCTGGCCGAGGCCAAACAGGCGTTCGAGAGCCTGGGCGCCCGGGTCGAAACCCTGCAGACCGACCTGTCGACCGAAGAGGGCGTCCAGTCGCTCTACGACCTCGTATCGGGCCGTTCCGTCGACGCCCTTGCGGCCAATGCGGGCCATGGTCTGGGCGAAGGTTTCCTCGATCAGGACTTCGGCGACATCCTGCATGTGATCAACACCAACATCACCGGCACGACCCGGCTGCTGCATCTGGTCGGGCGGGACATGCGGACACGCGGCAAGGGCCAGATCCTGCTGACCGGCTCCATCGCCGGTCTGATGCCGGGCGCTTTCGCGGCCGTCTACAACGCCTCCAAGGCCTATGTGGACAGCTTCTCATTCGCCCTGCGCAACGAGTTGAAGGACACGGGCGTCAGCGTCACCGTCCTGATGCCGGGACCGACCGACACGGAGTTCTTCGACCGCGCCGGCATGGAAGACACCGTCGTCGGCCAGGGCAAGAAGATGGATCCGGCGGATGTCGCGAAGATCGGCTACCACGCCATGCAGCGCGGCGAAGGCGATGTCGTCGCGGGCGTCATGAACAAGCTTCAGGCCGCGACCGCCGCCGTCACGCCGCAGACTGCGCTGGCGGAGGTGCACCGCAGACAGGCCGAGCCTGGCGGCGGGAAGCACTGAGATGGCCGAGGAACAGACAGACGGTCGCCGCAAGAACGGCGCCGCCCCCGGCGGCAAGCCGGACGCCTCCACCTCGAAGAAGGCCTGCGTGACAACGGGCTTAGAACGGGAAAGCGCGGGTCCTGACGGGCCCGACGCCGGCGTCGTGGGCGAGACGTTCAAGCGCAAACCCTGAGCGATCAGAGGCTTATTTGCGGGTCGAACGCCGCTGGGCGGAACCAACAGCGTTCGACCAAGTTTCCTAGGCAACTGAATAACTTACCGGAAACTCGAAGATGAAACTCTTGCTCGCAGCAAGTGCTTGCGCTTGCCTGATCGCCGGCGCGGCCTCCGCCCAGACG
The genomic region above belongs to Brevundimonas goettingensis and contains:
- a CDS encoding zinc-dependent alcohol dehydrogenase, yielding MRALTWHGKHNVQVDTVPDPKIVNPRDAIIKITATAICGSDLHLYDSMIPGMSNGDILGHEFMGIVEEVGPANTTLKPGDRVVVPFVIACGKCFFCDHKMPAACDNSNPAEKADASEVAYGYAMTGAFGYSHLTGGYAGGQAEYARVPYSDYGPIKIPDGVSDERVLFLSDIFPTGWMAAENAQIKPGDTVAIWGCGPVGLFAIKSAILMGAGRVIAIDHHPRRLELAKQNGAEVLNFHEVKVREALMEMTAGIGPDSCIDAVGMESHGFSPDNIIDAVKQETKILGTDRPHVLRETIMAVRKGGTVSVPGVYGGVADKWPIGAFMEKGLTLKTGQTHVQNYLPELLQLILDNKIDTTDLISHRLPLEQAAEGYKNFKINQNEWTKVVLLPH
- a CDS encoding SRPBCC family protein, whose translation is MSHDPLSTDAEVASPAFSDKDNVGGDYSASSIRAVMINRPRQELYDFWRDFSNLPLFMENVKAVEMLESGRSKWTIAGPGGKDVELVSDITEDVPGEKIAWTSSEDSDLDHEGWIAFKDNAFGRGTEVRVFISYDPPAGALGKVVAKVLQREPRVQARGELRRFKQLMETGEVSTSKAPDAAPRADRHF
- a CDS encoding SDR family NAD(P)-dependent oxidoreductase; this encodes MTGASSGIGYELARLFAQDGFDLVVAADTPLAEAKQAFESLGARVETLQTDLSTEEGVQSLYDLVSGRSVDALAANAGHGLGEGFLDQDFGDILHVINTNITGTTRLLHLVGRDMRTRGKGQILLTGSIAGLMPGAFAAVYNASKAYVDSFSFALRNELKDTGVSVTVLMPGPTDTEFFDRAGMEDTVVGQGKKMDPADVAKIGYHAMQRGEGDVVAGVMNKLQAATAAVTPQTALAEVHRRQAEPGGGKH